GGTGGTGTTGAGCGGTCTAGTGCAGGATGGCGAGCTTCATGGGGTTGCAAAGCTCGTGTGGTGGTGTTCGCACCCTGGTGGCGGTCGGGGGTTATCTCACTTTGTCGGTGTGGCTGCTGGCAGCGGACCGTGGCGGCTGGCGTTGCTAGGCAACTGTCAGTGCGGTGCGGGACAGCGTCTGGTGTCGGCGCTTGCGGCATCGACATCATGCGACTTGGCTTGCAGCGGATTGCGGCGGGTGGCTCAGCTCTGCTGGACTACTTCGGTGTGAACATCGTCGGAAGACGGTGCAAGCGACTACCTTGGCTTGCTGGCATGGTGGCGGGAGTCTTTTTTCGCGGGTGGTGCAACGAGGTGATGTCGGTCTTCGATTGGGGCATGGCTGTTCTTTGGAGGCTCTAGGAAGCGGGGCAACTCCGCCTCTATCCCGATGGCGGCTTCTGAAATGGATCTGCGGCATGGAGTGTTGTGGCGgacgtggcgaggcccccgcgtgcGGTGTTTTCTTCGAGGCGACGAGAGTGAGGTGGAGTCCAACGACGGATGTGGCAAGGCTCCCGCGCGTTTGTGCCTTTGCGAGACTGCGATGTAGCCTGCGAGAGGTCCGGATCTGGTGTTATCATCCTGTTAGGTGGAGTGCGGTTCTGCAGCAGTACTTCGGCAATGGGCCCCGCACGGCGGTGGCCTTTTGGTGCGGTGCGGTCTTCTTCTCTAGGTTCTCTGTTGACGCGAGGTCACGGCGGGAGTTCGGCGGCGGCTTTTTAAGAGTGTTTGTTGGTGGACGTCGCACGTCTTAATGTTGTCTTTTCTTCTGgttgtgttttttatttttcttgtatGTAGTCTTTCATGACTACCTACTTATATTTATTCCTTCTTTATTAATGAAAATGGGCACCTTCTTGTGCCGGTTCGTTCAAGCACGATCCAGCCCCGTCTTAAAAATGTTAAATCGATGAAGTGATCACGGATTGGACCCACCTCCCACGCTACCACAACTTATGGAACGCGCACGACGTGACGCGCCTGATCTCCACGCTCTTTCCAATACAGGAAACGTATTTTCCTGAGAAGGAGAAGCGTAATCCCGAAGCTCGCATCCGGAGGCTTTCCACGCAACGCAACCCCCCGCACCCGCACAACGCCGCATATCCTGATCCGGAACCGCCACACGCACAGCCACTGACACGTGGGCCCGTCTATGGTGGGCCCGGGGAGCCTTTCCGGTGCACCGCACGGCTCGCGAGCCGTGCGCCAGCCAGCCACGCAGCGCGCGCACGACCCCTGCGTGTCCCTGCACGCGGGCCCCACGTACCTTGTACCGGTGCAGCCTCCCACCgcgctctctctcctccccgtcTGTCTGCCGGCGGGCCCAGCACGCCTCCGGCTCTCTCCCCTCGCCAGCGTCGCTGCAGGTGGGCCCGTCacgcctccccctctctctgccGTGGGAGTCCCCCCGCGAGGCCGTcgagagagaaaggaagagaGGGGGTGGGAAAAAACACGAGGCGGACAGGCGAGGCGGGGGATAGAAATACGAGCGAGCGGGCGCGGGGGGGCGAGCCGAGCACCGCAGCGCGAGACGGGAGGAGAGAGGTGATAGATAAGCGAGCGCAGCGCCCTAACCCTAGCtcgacacgccgccgccgcctccgcctcgctcgggAGGGGCCCTTGCCGCCGGGATCCGTACGACGACGGAGGGGGCGCCTGCcctgccctgcgccgccgcgcgcgcggtgcGTCCCTCGACCGTCTCCGCCTCCTCCCTATTCTCTGTTCCCCTCGCGCGTTCCCCGTCGCGCGGGACGCCGCGCTGTCGCGGCCGCGGGCGGTGGATCGGGGGAGGGCCGCGCCGTCCTGGTGGTCTAGGAGGGCGGGTTCCTCGGAGCTCCGCGTCGATCTGGCGGGGGATGGTGCGGGAGGGCGTTGGTTGCGTTGCGTTGATCTCGTGCGAGCTGGCTCGTCCTAGTGCGGCGTCAATCAGGGGAGGGGGCTCTGTTTTCTTAATCCAAATTGGGTTTTCTAATCCAAAATTGGGCGTGGGTGTGTAAGGCGATTGCCGCGGCGTCCGTGGCGATTGTGGCGCATCAGGGCATGATGGCAAAACTGATTTCAATTCCGGGGCGGTTTTGGGTCTAGGATGGACGAACAGCCGTtctgattttattttttttgttagctTTCCCTGTTTCATCCAAGTTATCAGTTGCACTAGTCTAATGGCTTCTTCTCCCCGATGGGTTGCTTACATGGATGAACTGTGTTTGCCCCTCTGCAGGCGTGGCTGACTCGGTCCTCGTAATCCGGTGGTGGCAGGCCACTGCGGGGGAGCGATGGCTGTTGTCAACCCTAATAAAACTCATCTATTTGAGAATGACGACGAAGACGGCCCGATTTCGTTCAAGAGGTCGAGCGCATCTATGAAGAGCAGCAGGCCCACCCCCTCCAAGCAGGAGGGTTCGTCAGGAAGCGCTGGGGTGCCTGTCAGGACCTCGAAGCCTGTGGCTCCGAATCAGCAGAAGAACGGGGTGAGTGCCAGTGCATCGAGGCTGCTGCATGTGAAGCCGCCGTCGTCCAGCCCGAACCATCGGCCTTCTGGGTCTGGCCAGCCAAACAGTTCGGCAGAGAATAGTTCAAAGAGTAACAGCATTGACAAGAGTAAACTGAAAAGACCTCTTGTGAAAGAAGAGAACTCTGATGATTCGGATGATGAGGTGCCAATTGGGTTAAGGAGAAAAGTTGAGGAGAAGAAGTTAAAGAGAGTTGTTGAGAAAGCAGATGATTCAGAAGACGACAAGCCGTTGAGTCTCAAGATTAATTCATCCAAGACGTCTTCCACCAGCGCGAGTAAGCCTGTTTTGCAGAAAACTGCCGCAAAAGTTGAGCAGCCTGATGAAGATTCAGATGATGATAAACCATTGGCAAGCAGGCTGTCCACTAATGCTGCTTCAAAACGTGGAGGTAATGTCTCTGAAGATTCAGAGGATGAGAAGCCATTGGCCGCCCGATTTTCAAAAGTTTCTGGAAGCAGAAACCTAAAATCGGCTTCTTCCAGCAAGGGGTTAAATAATGATACAAACAGCCCACGGAGTTTGGGTAAAAGGCCTCTAGATAACAGTAATCAAACAAGTTTAGCTCTCAAGAAGGCAAAACCTTCAAATGTTTCAGCTTCAGCAAGTGTTAAAAGGGAAATCAAGGCAGATGACAATGACAACACCCCTCTTGCACAAAGGCTGAAGATGGGTGAGTCTTCGAAAGGCAAGCCATCTGCAAAGAATGTCGTGAAGAAGAGTCCTGCTTCTACAAAGAAGAACATCAAGAAAATGAAACGGAAAGTGAAGACAAAGAAGACAATGAAAAACTCTCAGTTCTCAAAGACAATGAAGGTACCTCCTGGATCTGGTGGTGGACAGAAATGGACTACCTTGGAGCACAATGGTGTTATTTTCCCTCCTCCGTACAAGCCTCATGGTGTCAAAATGCTTTACAATGGGCAACCTGTTGATCTGACACCAGAACAAGAGGAGGTAATAATATTAATGATCTTTCTTGCTTTATTTCCAACTTTTGATATGTAGCAACAAGATAGTCATAAAAAGctccaaaatccaaatcaagcatccTCTCATTTGTTCCTCTGCATCTCTATGTAACAGGTTGCAACAATGTTTGCTGTGATGAAAGACACTGAGTACGCGACCATGCAAACATTCATCGATAACTTTTTCACTGATTGGAGAAAAATCCTTGGTAAAAACCATATTATTAAGAAATTTGAGCTTTGTGATTTCACCCCGATATATGAATGGCACCTCagagagaaggagaagaagaagcagatGACGTCAGAGGTAACTGCCTGTGAAATTTGTTGTAATAAAGCTGCACCCCTTACTTCTTAGCAAAATGAATTCCAAATCCATGTCCTATGAATGCCCCTTCATTGTGATTAAATCATGTACAGGAGAAAAAAGCATTGcgggaagagaagttgaagcaAGAGGACAAGTACATGTGGGCTGTTGTAAATGGTGTTAAAGAGAAGGTAGCTTTTTTATACACTAACAtagtttgattagatcaatacTTGGTTTTACTAGTCAGGGATTGTTTGGTTGACCATGTTAAAATTCTTGCACCACATTCAAAGAATGGTGTACTTAATGTATCAGTTTCCTTAGTGAAAGTTTACTGTTGATTTTGTCCCATTATCTTACTTCCTCTACTATTTCAAGAGCATTTTGCCAGCATTTTTACTTGGCTAAACTATTTGTGTGTCAGGTTGGCAATTTCAGAGTAGAACCACCTGGCTTATTCAGGGGACGTGGAAAACATCCAAAGGTGCTGATATAGTACCCTGAAAATACACATGTGTTCCGTTTCATGTGGGTGCCTTCTTTTTTAGGCTCTTTGTTACATTTTGTTCAGATGGGAAAACTGAAGCGGCGCATCAAACCAAGTGATATTACAATAAATATCGGAAGAGGCGCTCCAGTCCCTGAGTGTCCTATACCTGGAGAAAGGTACCATTTTCCTTAATCATTTATGTGTATAAACTATGTTTGGTTTGCTTGCGTGCAAGCAGTTTTTGATTGGTTATCTGTTCTGCAGTTGGAAAGAAATTAAACATGACAATACTGTTACATGGTTGGCCTTTTGGAATGATCCAATTAGCCAAAAAGATTTCAAGTATGTTTTCCTGGCAGCAAGTAGCTCACTTAAGGGGCAAAGTGACAAAGAGAAATATGAGAAGTCCAGAAAATTAAAGGTGGGGAAGTTTGGTTTTGTATGTATGGATGTTTTGAATCTGTAACAGATTGAACGACAGAGCCTTTTAGTCCCAACTCCCTAGTATGTTTTGAGTCTGCTCTTACATATAATTGTTTTTGGACCTGTCATTGGCAGGATCACATACAAAACATTCGAGACAACTACACAAAGGATTTCAGAAGCAAAGATGAGACAAAGAGGCAAATTGCCGTGGCAACATACCTTATAGATAAACTAGCCCTTAGGGCAGGCAATGAAAAGGTATTATCCTACTGGAACCTGTGTTCAGCAGCCATGAGTGATGCTCTTTTCATTCTATAGTGTACTAATGTATTTTGTGATGTCGGTCGGTAATTTAGTTTCTTACACATGAAATGTGTGCGTAACTTCTTTTTATTCAGCTTAGAGAGCTATGCTTGATTTTACGCAATATCTCATCTGCATCAACaaactattataaaaataaaaaaattgcatcAAGGCTGCTGTATGAAGGGTTAGCTGTGGTGTTTTGGCCACCACAATTTTACATGATTTTGCTCAATACTATTTTAGCTTCATTGAAGCATGCCAACATGAGTTTTGTTGCATACACCTTTTCCTTCAGCATACATCTTTCTGCCATAATCTTGTTGCATTACTATTTGCCTTTTTCGCTTCATTGAAGTATGTCAACATGAGTTCTTATTCTTATTAGTAATTTTCAATCATTTTTCAGGATGATGATGAAGCTGAAACTGTTGGTTGCTGTACGCTAAAAATCGATAATGTTACTTGTTTGCCCCCAAATAAGATCCAGGTATTGATTTTCAATATTCAGCATGTTTACTCAATATGACTATATGACTTCTTAATTCTGATGCAGTCTGAATATACGATTTTGCATTAACTTTACAGTTTGACTTTCTGGGTAAAGATTCTATAAGATATTTTAACACCGTAGAAGTTGAAGAACTTGTGTACAAGGCAATTGAGGGTTTCCACCGTGGTATCTCGCTATTATTATTTTCTTCCATTTCATTTGTTTTAAATCTCCGATACCTCTGCCCTAATACTTCTGGTCTTGTAGGAAAGCCACCGGGATATGATCTCTTTGACAAACTTGATACAACTAGGCTAAATGCACACCTGAAGGACCTGATGCCTGGGCTTACTGCAAAAGTGTTCCGTACATATAATGCTTCCATCACATTGGATGACATTGTAAGTTGAAGCAACTTTTACCAGGTTTCCCTATTATTCCAAACTATTTAGGTTTGCACAGATGCTTTGAGATGTTTGAAGAAAATATTGGATTTTGTTTTGTGTAAGGCGCTTTATGGGCATCGATTGTACTGTTTTCTTCTAGTATCACTGTTTGTAATTGTAGTACTTGTTCGTGCATCTCAAGTTAGCTGCAAGTACTTGGTCAGTGTTATACAGATTTTGTCTTATCTTCAGTTTTTAACAGTTATCTGATTTTTTGCATTCTGTTAAAATTGTTAGATATGCTATTTTTTCATGTTACTACCATGCTATGTTATGAGCTAAGCATATATGTGTTTTCGCTGTCATTCCAGTTGCACAAGGAAACAGAAGATGGAACTCTTCTTGAGAAAATTGCTGTATATCAGCGCGCAAACAAAGAGGTATGATCTATATcactaagaaaaaaaaatgaagtacTTGTATCACCACTTTTAATGACGCTGGACTGCCGTTTCTCAAACTCAGGTTGCCATTATCTGTAACCATCAACGTAGTGTGTCAAAATCACATGAATCCCAGATGACCAGACTTAATGAAAAGATTGATGATTTAAAGGTTGGCTTTCTACTGCAAGTTATGAACTCATGCTTCTGCCGTCGCCTTTTCTTGAAGTCttttttcatactatttgtcTTCTCCAGGCCCAGAGAGATGAGTTAAAAGTTGACTTGGGCAAAGCAAAGAAAGGAAAGCCTCTGGGCAATGATAAAGATGGGAAGCCAAAGAAGAACTCTCCCCCTGAACAGTGAGACCTCAAACACTTCCTATTGTATTTTGTGTATCTATATAAATGAAGACAGCAGGTAGACAATATCACAAAATCCACTTGCAGGATTGAAAAGAAGATAGCAGCTATTGAAACCAAGATTGAGAAGATGGAGATGGATAAGAAGATAAAAGAGGATTTGAAGACAGTTGCACTCGGAACATCAAAGATCAACTACCTTGATCCTAGAATTACTGTGGCATGGTGCAAACGCCATGAAGTCCCCATCGAGAAGGTACAGTCTTGGGATAACATTTTTTCTTCTCTAATTTCCCTATTGATAATGTACACAGTTACTGAACCTGTTCTGAATATTGATTTTGCTGACAGATTTTCAACAAATCACTTCTTGCGAAATTCGGATGGGCAATGGATGTTGATCCGGAATTCAGATTCTAGTAGAGCACTATTGGTTGCCATGTTTGATCCAGCTTCCAGCCCTTCTTCCGGACACTAATTGCAGCTAGGAAAGGAAGAGCTTGGTGTTTGTTTTTTCAAAGCCCCCCCTGCTCCTGGAACGAAGGAAGCACTCGACATTCTCTTTGTAGGCTCCTATTTTGTTGGTTCTTGGTGTACTTGCCACCGTTCCATTGCGTTAAGTTCTGTAGCATTTGGCTGAGGAATTTGAGCTTTGCTCGATAACGGATGGACATTTAATT
The Panicum virgatum strain AP13 chromosome 6N, P.virgatum_v5, whole genome shotgun sequence genome window above contains:
- the LOC120677684 gene encoding DNA topoisomerase 1 beta-like — translated: MAVVNPNKTHLFENDDEDGPISFKRSSASMKSSRPTPSKQEGSSGSAGVPVRTSKPVAPNQQKNGVSASASRLLHVKPPSSSPNHRPSGSGQPNSSAENSSKSNSIDKSKLKRPLVKEENSDDSDDEVPIGLRRKVEEKKLKRVVEKADDSEDDKPLSLKINSSKTSSTSASKPVLQKTAAKVEQPDEDSDDDKPLASRLSTNAASKRGGNVSEDSEDEKPLAARFSKVSGSRNLKSASSSKGLNNDTNSPRSLGKRPLDNSNQTSLALKKAKPSNVSASASVKREIKADDNDNTPLAQRLKMGESSKGKPSAKNVVKKSPASTKKNIKKMKRKVKTKKTMKNSQFSKTMKVPPGSGGGQKWTTLEHNGVIFPPPYKPHGVKMLYNGQPVDLTPEQEEVATMFAVMKDTEYATMQTFIDNFFTDWRKILGKNHIIKKFELCDFTPIYEWHLREKEKKKQMTSEEKKALREEKLKQEDKYMWAVVNGVKEKVGNFRVEPPGLFRGRGKHPKMGKLKRRIKPSDITINIGRGAPVPECPIPGESWKEIKHDNTVTWLAFWNDPISQKDFKYVFLAASSSLKGQSDKEKYEKSRKLKDHIQNIRDNYTKDFRSKDETKRQIAVATYLIDKLALRAGNEKDDDEAETVGCCTLKIDNVTCLPPNKIQFDFLGKDSIRYFNTVEVEELVYKAIEGFHRGKPPGYDLFDKLDTTRLNAHLKDLMPGLTAKVFRTYNASITLDDILHKETEDGTLLEKIAVYQRANKEVAIICNHQRSVSKSHESQMTRLNEKIDDLKAQRDELKVDLGKAKKGKPLGNDKDGKPKKNSPPEQIEKKIAAIETKIEKMEMDKKIKEDLKTVALGTSKINYLDPRITVAWCKRHEVPIEKIFNKSLLAKFGWAMDVDPEFRF